One genomic region from Magallana gigas chromosome 3, xbMagGiga1.1, whole genome shotgun sequence encodes:
- the LOC105330423 gene encoding G-protein coupled receptor dmsr-1 encodes MESNLTNLTNHIKDQCENQTGLYAYACFYYGVHDFLSVILCCFGIPANIVNIIILTRKSMRTPINIILTGIAVSDMLTMLSYLIYAIHFRIVYGINDEHGKYTYGWSMFLAFHICLTLTTYTISIWLGVCMSVVRYMYISTLGNRPPGTDDRRSCILVVVVFLLSIIAYTPQYAFMSVHPVSPNSTEVYRIKSIDIRSKDRSPLETAFVWIFIVVGKWIPSILIIVFGILLVCTLHKSKKRTEKLKGAQTKARLKQHTRTTVMLLVIILMYIISELPQTVVLVEGVASDDFLNYILLGDTIDMVCLINNSVNIILYCAMSKQFRDMLWASLCCLFHISDPKKYRSVQTTITNASP; translated from the coding sequence ATGGAATCAAACTTGACCAACCTGACCAATCACATTAAAGATCAATGTGAGAACCAGACCGGACTCTACGCCTACGCATGCTTCTACTACGGCGTCCATGACTTCCTAAGCGTGATTCTCTGTTGTTTCGGAATTCCCGCCAATATTGTCAACATCATTATCCTGACCCGGAAGTCGATGAGGACCCCAATCAATATCATCCTGACAGGAATCGCTGTATCGGACATGCTTACAATGCTATCGTATCTTATTTATGCCATTCACTTCCGGATTGTTTACGGAATAAACGACGAGCATGGAAAGTATACATATGGATGGAGTATGTTCTTGGCGTTTCACATTTGCCTGACCCTCACCACCTACACGATTTCTATCTGGCTGGGTGTGTGCATGTCTGTggtcaggtacatgtacatctccACCTTGGGGAACCGGCCACCGGGGACAGACGACAGGCGCTCGTGCATTCTCGTTGTCGTCGTGTTTCTACTGTCCATTATAGCCTACACCCCACAGTACGCCTTCATGTCAGTCCACCCAGTGAGTCCGAACTCGACCGAGGTATATCGAATAAAGAGCATCGACATCCGATCGAAGGATCGCTCGCCTCTAGAAACTGCTTTTGTTTGGATATTTATAGTTGTTGGGAAATGGATTCCAAgtattttgataattgtttttGGAATCCTTCTGGTATGCACCTTGCATAAAAGCAAGAAAagaactgaaaaattaaaaggcGCTCAAACGAAAGCGAGGCTCAAGCAGCATACGCGAACAACAGTTATgcttctagttattattcttatgTACATTATTTCCGAACTTCCTCAGACGGTTGTATTAGTTGAAGGTGTGGCTAGTGACGACTTCCTGAACTATATATTGCTAGGAGACACCATCGACATGGTCTGTTTGATCAACAACTCAGTGAATATCATCCTATACTGTGCGATGAGTAAACAATTTCGGGATATGCTGTGGGCAAGTTTATGctgtttatttcatatttctgACCCTAAGAAATACAGATCCGTGCAGACGACTATCACTAACGCTAGTCCGTGA
- the LOC109620013 gene encoding uncharacterized protein isoform X2, protein MNSKRGYWIIILMLTNIGCADGITAGVLVPYEAFCYQIVSESVPRQTASERCTSGGGTLAVLPTNASLTTVGNKVKTESESGVISSSVFWLGMNNTRGRILSDNGQDVTIPISSIQSQSELPRGACVLLSLSTGEPTLTSADCTRTFWMYGYICQYANSSSCRIELSFLTLLVLLVVWIQ, encoded by the exons GATGTGCTGACGGGATAACAGCGGGGGTTCTGGTTCCATACGAGGCATTCTGCTATCAGATAGTCTCTGAGAGTGTGCCACGACAGACTGCCTCGGAGAGGTGTACTTCCGGCGGAGGAACCTTGGCGGTGCTACCGACCAATGCTAGTCTGACAACAGTTGGAAATAAAGTAAAAACAGAAAGTGAATCCGGAGTGATCAGCAGCAGTGTGTTTTGGCTCGGAATGAACAACACTAGAGGGCGCATTTTATCTGATAATG GCCAAGACGTGACCATACCAATAAGTAGCATTCAGAGCCAGTCTGAGCTCCCACGCGGCGCATGCGTTCTCTTGTCACTGTCGACTGGTGAGCCGACTCTGACGTCCGCAGACTGTACAAGGACATTTTGGATGTATGGGTACATTTGTCAGTATG ccAACTCCTCAAGCTGTAGGATAGAGCTTTCGTTCCTCACGTTATTAGTCTTACTGGTGGTATGGATTCAATAG
- the LOC109620013 gene encoding uncharacterized protein isoform X1, which yields MYRKSTMDWMPVFLLCFLDCVIKSLGCADGITAGVLVPYEAFCYQIVSESVPRQTASERCTSGGGTLAVLPTNASLTTVGNKVKTESESGVISSSVFWLGMNNTRGRILSDNGQDVTIPISSIQSQSELPRGACVLLSLSTGEPTLTSADCTRTFWMYGYICQYANSSSCRIELSFLTLLVLLVVWIQ from the exons ATGTACAGAAAAAGCACGATGGATTGGATGCCTGTAtttcttttatgttttttgGACTGTGTTATCAAAAGCCTgg GATGTGCTGACGGGATAACAGCGGGGGTTCTGGTTCCATACGAGGCATTCTGCTATCAGATAGTCTCTGAGAGTGTGCCACGACAGACTGCCTCGGAGAGGTGTACTTCCGGCGGAGGAACCTTGGCGGTGCTACCGACCAATGCTAGTCTGACAACAGTTGGAAATAAAGTAAAAACAGAAAGTGAATCCGGAGTGATCAGCAGCAGTGTGTTTTGGCTCGGAATGAACAACACTAGAGGGCGCATTTTATCTGATAATG GCCAAGACGTGACCATACCAATAAGTAGCATTCAGAGCCAGTCTGAGCTCCCACGCGGCGCATGCGTTCTCTTGTCACTGTCGACTGGTGAGCCGACTCTGACGTCCGCAGACTGTACAAGGACATTTTGGATGTATGGGTACATTTGTCAGTATG ccAACTCCTCAAGCTGTAGGATAGAGCTTTCGTTCCTCACGTTATTAGTCTTACTGGTGGTATGGATTCAATAG